A window from Podospora bellae-mahoneyi strain CBS 112042 chromosome 1 map unlocalized CBS112042p_1, whole genome shotgun sequence encodes these proteins:
- a CDS encoding uncharacterized protein (EggNog:ENOG503P04U; COG:S), translated as MRLLTATSSRSSAPSSSTTSNEKHLKIDTVEFSTQPYAILSHTWDEPSEVTLPELPLFANADECSLLHGFRRCLKYLPLVLCIYLLVSGGNFQSSKTSGAIILLLLSTSLFFTLPLTGTEPKSKATGAQNLDRLLQQKKAGYDKIQHTLRLARQHRLRHAWVDTCCIDKTSSSELQEAINSMYAWYAATKVCFVYLSDLDPVSAHAQQQDLLEAALPKCRWFTRGWTLQELIAPEHVIFFDKGWNKVGTKASLSGLLSGITGIPEELLRGKRKLEQYSVAQRLSWASKRETTKLEDMTYCLLGIFRANMSLLYGEGGEKAFYRLQEAILEGTEADRSLFLWTDKDADRSVPWAPVLATSPRFFASAGRVEACWTDSIYSSLSIEPRGIRLKVSLMFKPGMVDGGGGAECALDVGCSAGDVAVGIFVRKISGGRYMRYQPWRLAELGRWSGYRDYQPDQDKNRILVETALFAKRLPEGYTFCDGFNPVIGNRYRALKLRLRPSTPQLTVDRCRALPRTHWDMHDNVFISTNYKSKGWSVFFIHGRLADTERTCIPVNLFLACLRWNTGEPFVLIGSLDDLTPETRVFLEYLLDFFEFESCRKAEAIIRSVFGGKWDPSKREIETSIVTKSNMPPATDQIALLDKSRAFQTNGPTTPSADWHFDVPVGRQKARVEVSVELREKWDHKICQFNPITMLDLRLRVLE; from the coding sequence ATGAGGCTTTTAACCGCCACCAGTTCGAGATCCTCTGCCCCCTCATCGTCCACCACAAGCAATGAAAAGCATCTCAAGATAGACACAGTGGAATTCTCTACTCAACCTTACGCCATCCTGTCACACACTTGGGACGAGCCTTCTGAGGTGACACTCCCGGAACTTCCGCTGTTCGCCAATGCCGACGAGTGTTCATTATTGCATGGATTCCGGCGCTGCTTGAAATATCTACCCCTGGTACTCTGCATATACTTACTAGTAAGCGGAGGCAACTTCCAATCTTCAAAAACCTCAGGAGCCATCATCCTACTCTTGCTCTCAacttccctcttcttcaccctaCCCCTCACCGGCACCGAACCGAAATCCAAAGCAACAGGCGCTCAAAACCTCGACCGCCTCCTTCAGCAGAAGAAAGCAGGCTATGACAAGATACAAcacaccctccgcctcgCCCGGCAGCACCGCCTCCGCCACGCCTGGGTAGATACCTGCTGCATTGAcaagacctcctcctcggagctccaggaggccatcaactccatgtACGCCTGGTACGCCGCAACAAAAGTCTGTTTCGTCTACCTCTCCGACTTGGACCCGGTGAGTGCTCAtgcgcagcagcaagacTTGTTGGAAGCAGCTCTCCCCAAATGCAGGTGGTTTACCCGGGGGTGGACCCTGCAGGAGCTCATCGCGCCTGAGCATGTCATCTTCTTCGACAAAGGCTGGAACAAAGTCGGGACGAAGGCTAGTTTGAGCGGGCTGCTGTCTGGCATCACTGGCATACCGGAGGAGCTGCTGAGGGGaaagaggaagctggagcagtATTCGGTTGCTCAACGGCTGAGCTGGGCCTCGAAACGGGAGACGACCAAGCTGGAGGACATGACGTACTGTTTGCTGGGGATATTTAGGGCCAACATGTCGTTGTTGtacggggaggggggggagaaggcgtTTTACCGGCTGCAGGAGGCCATTTTGGAGGGGACGGAGGCGGACCGGAGTTTGTTTCTTTGGACTGACAAGGATGCCGACAGAAGCGTTCCTTGGGCTCCGGTGCTGGCGACGTCTCCTCGGTTCTTTGCATCTGCTGGGAGGGTCGAGGCGTGCTGGACGGATTCGATATACTCGAGTCTGAGCATTGAGCCGAGGGGGATTCGGCTCAAGGTGTCTTTGATGTTCAAGCCCgggatggtggatggaggaggtggtgcagAGTGCGCCTTGGATGTAGGCTGCAGCGCTGGAGATGTTGCTGTCGGAATTTTCGTCCGCAAGATTTCTGGGGGGCGGTACATGAGATATCAGCCTTGGAGGCTAGCCGAGTTGGGGAGATGGTCTGGATATCGCGACTATCAACCCGACCAGGACAAGAACAGAATCTTGGTCGAAACGGCCCTCTTTGCAAAAAGATTGCCGGAGGGATACACATTCTGTGATGGCTTCAATCCCGTCATTGGAAACAGATATAGGGCACTCAAGCTCAGACTGCGGCCGTCAACTCCACAGCTCACAGTAGATCGGTGTCGGGCTCTACCTAGAACTCACTGGGATATGCATGACAATGTTTTCATCAGCACCAATTACAAGAGTAAAGGGTGGTCAGTCTTCTTTATCCACGGACGACTGGCCGACACAGAGAGGACGTGTATACCGGTGAACCTGTTTCTAGCCTGTCTTCGCTGGAACACCGGAGAGCCATTCGTCCTTATTGGCAGCCTGGATGACTTGACGCCAGAAACGAGGGTGTTCCTCGAGTACCTGCTAGATTTCTTCGAGTTTGAAAGCTGTCGAAAGGCCGAGGCAATTATTCGGTCAGTCTTTGGTGGAAAATGGGATCCCTCCAAGAGGGAGATCGAAACGTCAATTGTGACCAAGAGCAATATGCCTCCAGCTACCGACCAGATTGCCTTGCTGGATAAAAGTCGGGCTTTCCAGACGAACGGTCCGACTACTCCGTCGGCTGATTGGCATTTTGATGTTCCAGTCGGCCGACAGAAGGCTCGTGTCGAAGTGAGCGTGGAGCTGCGCGAAAAGTGGGATCATAAGATATGCCAGTTCAATCCGATTACAATGCTGGACCTTCGACTGAGAGTGCTCGAGTAG
- a CDS encoding uncharacterized protein (COG:S; EggNog:ENOG503P2P7) produces the protein MFKRLQDRWKRFEEWVDEDDVPGATPQTESPSQTPPTTQLEAQPVADDEPEPDLAEAYCYTNETTTSPYTYTPLSPTIKSAIRVLTLLPGRADADIECQLIELDLNNPWTDDDEGFEALSYVWGDITDTTPIQIDGATIQIGRSLRSALLHLRYFNKPRILWVDAVCINQEDMDERNSQVMLMGEIYSKAARTLVWLGCPCCLLSVLGRSRGVYQQGQWEKQLVAIGPLFQSIEILGTEARKLAEEGREVVPKKGEIDEDGKTTYDKIRKLDPQWNFIFRENSWWTRIWTLQEIVLAKEARLCMYDQEVDWDLLVDAMPYYSALGFNKFTVIYAGTKTNTGLEPFNMVNAMREAREPGSDLVTGDVGDEFLYYLSLSHWRDCGVAHDKIYALLGLFSQESDVGIEVDYRSDAEDVYRSATKALLQQSKSLDALGFCYPYKIPRVSGLPSWLPDWGSAGNLAMPLMNDAKGELRATHASRGLPTKLRWEDDDRTLVVDGHIIDAITKLSSIQVSPAHDDRNEGSLDHMLNDPVMHAEADKSPQTWDELDPDRPIRHLLSSWTRGAKLGASFLSKALFHVLSNIVEIRETYLEWENFARSELGENIDHRHIFRDTVTTSTACPLEPALFDARFDGWLKAVKSVEKFKKAKLDQYAKKTYLSVTGFSAIINTEDDDLPEPFTAYLSHAPRRRLGITAGKRLCLLPKMTEVGDKVVLLRGGRVPVILRQREDSSMQFVGEAYVHDAMDGEAFDEDKCVDFRLT, from the coding sequence ATGTTCAAGCGGCTCCAGGACAGATGGAAGCGCTTCGAAGAGTGGGTCGACGAAGATGACGTTCCTGGAGCAACGCCCCAAACAGAATCGCCTTCGCAAACCCCGCCAACAACCCAACTTGAAGCCCAGCCTGTCGCCGATGACGAGCCTGAGCCAGACCTAGCTGAGGCGTACTGCTACACCAATGAGACAACCACATCTCCTTACACTTACACACCACTCTCGCCAACCATCAAATCCGCAATTCGAGTGCTGACACTCCTCCCCGGACGCGCCGACGCAGATATCGAATGCCAGCTCATCGAGCTCGACCTGAACAACCCATGGAcagacgatgacgagggctTCGAAGCTCTCTCCTACGTCTGGGGCGACATCACCGACACGACCCCGATCCAAATCGACGGTGCCACCATCCAAATCGGCAGAAGCCTCCGCAgtgccctcctccacttgaGATATTTCAACAAACCCCGCATTTTGTGGGTAGACGCAGTATGCATCAACCAGGAGGACATGGACGAGCGCAACAGCCAGGTCATGCTAATGGGCGAGATTTACTCCAAAGCCGCGCGTACTCTGGTCTGGCTGGGCTGTCCGTGTTGTCTGCTCAGCGTGCTGGGGCGTAGCCGTGGAGTTTACCAGCAAGGACAGTGGGAGAAGCAGCTAGTCGCTATCGGGCCCCTGTTCCAATCGATCGAGATCTTGGGCACTGAGGCCCGGAAGCTCGCTGAAGAGGGCCGAGAGGTTGTTCCAAAGAAGGGCGAGATTGACGAGGACGGGAAAACAACCTATGACAAGATTCGCAAGTTGGATCCACAGTGGAATTTCATATTCCGCGAAAATTCATGGTGGACTCGCATTTGGACGCTTCAAGAGATTGTGCTTGCCAAAGAGGCACGTCTCTGCATGTACGACCAGGAAGTCGACTGGGACCTGTTGGTGGACGCGATGCCCTATTACAGCGCCCTGGGGTTTAACAAGTTCACTGTGATCTACGCCGGTACCAAGACCAACACTGGTCTTGAGCCGTTTAATATGGTGAACGCAATGAGAGAAGCTAGGGAACCTGGATCAGACCTCGTAACGGGCGATGTCGGAGACGAGTTTCTTTATTATTTGAGCTTATCGCACTGGCGGGATTGTGGTGTTGCCCATGACAAGATCTACGCCCTCCTGGGTCTTTTTAGCCAGGAAAGCGACGTGGGTATTGAAGTGGACTACCGTTCTGATGCTGAGGATGTCTACCGCAGCGCCACGAAAGCCTTGTTGCAACAATCCAAAAGTCTTGATGCCCTTGGATTCTGCTACCCATACAAGATCCCAAGGGTCAGCGGCCTTCCGTCCTGGCTTCCCGACTGGGGCTCCGCTGGAAACCTTGCCATGCCGCTGATGAATGACGCAAAAGGAGAACTTCGAGCCACGCATGCCTCACGAGGCCTTCCAACCAAGCTCCGGTGGGAAGACGACGACAGGACTCTTGTGGTTGACGGGCACATCATCGACGCTATCACCAAGCTCAGTAGCATCCAGGTATCACCCGCACACGACGACCGCAATGAAGGATCCCTCGATCACATGCTGAACGACCCTGTGATGCACGCCGAAGCGGATAAATCGCCTCAAACATGGGACGAGCTGGACCCCGATCGACCCATTCGACATTTGCTATCTTCATGGACAAGGGGAGCAAAACTAGGTGCATCCTTTCTCAGCAAGGCACTCTTTCATGTTTTGTCAAATATTGTGGAGATAAGGGAGACATATCTCGAGTGGGAGAATTTCGCCCGTTCCGAACTTGGTGAAAACATCGATCATCGCCACATCTTCAGGGACACAGTGACGACATCCACAGCTTGTCCTTTGGAGCCAGCCCTGTTTGATGCCCGCTTTGATGGGTGGCTGAAGGCGGTGAAGTCGGTTGAGAAATTCAAAAAAGCAAAACTTGATCAGTATGCAAAAAAGACATATCTATCTGTGACCGGGTTTagtgccatcatcaacacagAGGATGACGACCTCCCCGAGCCTTTTACGGCGTATTTATCGCATGCCCCCCGCAGACGTCTTGGGATCACCGCCGGGAAGCGACTATGCTTGCTGCCCAAGATGACTGAGGTTGGGGACAAGGTTGTTCTACTTCGCGGTGGCAGAGTGCCGGTGATCTTGCGCCAGAGAGAAGATAGTTCGATGCAGTTTGTGGGTGAGGCCTATGTGCATGATGCGATGGACGGCGAGGCGTTTGACGAGGACAAGTGTGTTGATTTTAGGTTAACGTGA
- a CDS encoding uncharacterized protein (EggNog:ENOG503NYEN; COG:S), whose product MSSIGRRSTPEYQNDDDRLPASRQEAIDHILRIRRWQEESGFLTSRAFQGILKTCNSDDLDCGVHHRRFTSRTTWRGGIFSSSSMRYGFKKKNVRAICSAAESSKNVLPQKAYAGERRLIGEKGLRFKSVFKVASSVWIRSGHYSFRFDRDGELGRIRPI is encoded by the exons ATGTCTTCCATCGGCCGCCGCTCAACCCCGGAGTATCAGAATGACGACGACAGGCTTCCGGCCTCACGGCAGGAGGCCATTGACCACATCCTCCGGATCCGGAGGTGGCAGGAGGAATCGGGGTTCCTCACGAGCCGGGCCTTCCAGGGGATACTGAAGACATGC AATTCAGATGACCTTGACTGTGGGGTGCACCACCGTAGGTTCACTTCACGTACGACGTGGAGAGGCGGCATCTTCTCGTCGAGTTCAATGAGATATggcttcaagaagaagaatgtcAGGGCTATTTGCAGTGCGGCCGAGAGTTCAAAAAACGTTCTTCCCCAGAAAGCGTATGCGGGGGAGCGGAGGTTGATCGGAGAGAAGGGACTGCGCTTCAAATCGGTCTTCAAGGTGGCATCAAGTGTTTGGATAAGGTCCGGGCACTATTCATTTCGATTCGACCGTGATGGAGAGCTCGGGAGGATACGACCGATATGA
- a CDS encoding uncharacterized protein (EggNog:ENOG503P15Y): MPALSCPMPEAIGAWKLPVATALVSRGPGEICWIEVSVGPDVVSELAPSFVFSISHRALVRARSRSRASPRSRWAKSLDGSSHIQEVGFATNSKHGKFGDLTNGLGRRYRMRVHVGFALIIAGWLASVVAVFTGCIPFHKYWQISPNPGNSCQPAEAGLIVWSSFAANIASDIYLIVIPLPLLWGSRLRLVEKIGSTLVLSAGIFLLVCATLKNIFVDDINGAELAGTRGTREAFVAVITTNIPMVFPLFKSWLKPLFGSSSQRTTDNKYKIPDGFRPIGGGGGGGSNSHSQFRRGNGNSSNILTNVTFTESEERIVNEIKMQK; this comes from the exons ATGCCCGCACTGAGTTGTCCAATGCCTGAGGCTATTGGAGCATGGAAGCTTCCCGTGGCTACGGCACTAGTTTCGAGAGGACC AGGCGAGATCTGTTGGATTGAGGTATCCGTGGGACCAGACGTGGTTTCAGAACTTGCGCCCTCGTTCGTCTTCTCAATAAGCCACCGAGCAC TTGTTCGTGCACGTTCACGAAGCAGAGCCTCTCCTCGTTCAAG ATGGGCAAAATCGCTTGATGGCAGCAGCCACATTCAAGAAGTCGGCTTTGCCACGAACTCGAAACATGGGAAGTTTGGAGATCTGACG AACGGTCTTGGTCGTCGTTACCGCATGCGTGTCCACGTTGGCTTCGCCCTCATCATCGCAGGATGGCTCGCCTCCGTGGTGGCAGTCTTCACTGGCTGCATTCCCTTCCACAAGTACTGGCAGATTAGCCCCAACCCGGGCAATAGCTGCCAACCCGCCGAGGCCGGCCTTATCGTCTGGTCTTCCTTCGCCGCGAATATCGCATCTGATATCTACCTCATCGTCATTCCCCTCCCGCTTCTCTGGGGTTCCAGGCTTCGCCTTGTCGAAAAAATCGGTTCCACCCTCGTCCTGAGCGCCGGTATCTTCCTCCTTGTCTGCGCCACCCTGAAGAACATCTTCGTC GACGACATCAACGGCGCCGAACTCGCCGGCACCCGGGGCACCCGCGAGGCCTTCGTAGctgtcatcaccaccaacatccccatggtcttccccctcttcaagTCCTGGCTCAAGCCCCTCTTCGGCTCCTCTTCGCAGCgcaccaccgacaacaaGTATAAGATCCCGGACGGGTTCCGCcccatcggcggcggcggcggtggcggctcCAACTCGCACTCGCAGTTCCGCcgcggcaacggcaacagtTCCAACATCCTGACCAACGTCACCTTCACCGAGAGCGAGGAGCGAATCGTCAACGAGATCAAGATGCAGAAATGA
- a CDS encoding uncharacterized protein (EggNog:ENOG503P1CC; COG:S) — protein MHYKTLYHSPEVIPVALPVFAQSVHCQQTTDSNGKATKLHWTGQRNFSDAPRYLEHTKGPWAALSVLSGTHDLSGLPKEQSVVPIWPSPWTNISEIWCSNLLFKEELSDAYRVNRSLILKPSSFNCPCHGGSKLPNWTMSIPSAAIGPNNAELFHAQVPIIALIESTLYLEPEITIRFTSGDILALGPSSEPGTRSIVQQLKDAGRLLSSSFGLYMGRPEWKLPSKMVLGGYDKSLINEGFIMFNVMDKPESVGEGYLFRNFLKDVRLGCYDWKGNVFDWATTESPNTSAEA, from the coding sequence ATGCATTACAAGACGCTTTACCACAGCCCAGAGGTAATTCCAGTAGCCCTGCCTGTTTTTGCTCAGTCAGTACATTGTCAACAAACGACCGACAGCAATGGTAAGGCGACAAAACTTCATTGGACGGGCCAACGGAACTTTTCTGACGCCCCAAGATACCTTGAACACACCAAGGGCCCATGGGCAGCGCTCTCGGTTCTTTCAGGAACGCATGATTTGTCCGGTCTCCCAAAGGAACAGAGCGTCGTGCCCATTTGGCCATCTCCATGGACCAACATTTCCGAGATCTGGTGTTCAAATCTGCTTTTCAAAGAGGAGCTCTCGGATGCCTACAGGGTCAATAGGTCTTTGATCTTAAAACCATCTTCCTTCAATTGTCCGTGTCACGGTGGCTCCAAACTGCCGAACTGGACCATGTCCATTCCAAGTGCTGCCATTGGGCCGAACAATGCCGAACTTTTCCACGCCCAGGTCCCGATCATTGCCCTGATTGAGTCAACCCTGTACCTGGAACCTGAGATCACCATCCGCTTCACATCCGGTGATATACTAGCTCTTGGACCGTCCAGCGAGCCAGGTACCCGAAGCATTGTTCAACAACTGAAGGATGCTGGTCGACTTCTCAGCAGTTCTTTTGGGCTCTACATGGGGAGGCCTGAATGGAAGCTTCCCAGCAAAATGGTTCTCGGGGGCTACGACAAGTCCTTGATCAACGAGGGGTTTATCATGTTTAATGTGATGGACAAGCCCGAGAGCGTTGGAGAAGGTTATCTTTTCCGAAATTTCTTGAAGGACGTCAGGCTGGGTTGTTACGACTGGAAAGGTAATGTCTTTGACTGGGCCACTACGGAGAGCCCGAACACAAGTGCTGAAGCGTAG